The genomic segment CGTGTAATATCTTTTTTCGGCATCCTGTTCCACTATCCCCGCCTCCTCTATCATCTTCACGAAAGGCATGGCGCTGCCGTCGCCTATGGGCGGCTCGTCAGCGGTGATCACGACACAGATGTTGTCTATGCCCATGCCGACAAAAGCCGCCAGAAGGTGCTCAACGGTGTTTACCGCGTTTTCACCCTCGCCTATCGTCGTGCCTCTGACGGTGTTGGATACCTTTGAGGCGTCGGGGGTGATCTTGACGCCGTTCTTCATGAAAAAAACGCCGGCGTTCGCCGCGGCCGGCTTGAAAGTCACGGATGTTTTATGAGCCGTGTGCAGTCCTATGCCCTTCAAAGAAACTTCTTTCGCTATCGTCCTCTGTTTAGCCATTTGCTTTTCCTCCGCGGCGGATCTGCGGCCCCTTCATTTTACGGAACATTTCCAGCATCTCGGGAAGACGCATGGTCGCCGCGTACACCTTCAGCATCTCGCGGTGATCCCTGGCCGGAAAA from the Candidatus Omnitrophota bacterium genome contains:
- a CDS encoding UDP-3-O-[3-hydroxymyristoyl] N-acetylglucosamine deacetylase (catalyzes the zinc dependent deacetylation of UDP-(3-O-acyl)-N-acetylglucosamine to UDP-3-O-(3-hydroxytetradecanoyl)-glucosamine in the second step of lipid A biosynthesis and catalyzes the dehydration of beta-hydroxyacyl-ACP to trans-2-acyl-ACP in fatty acid biosynthesis), which translates into the protein MAKQRTIAKEVSLKGIGLHTAHKTSVTFKPAAANAGVFFMKNGVKITPDASKVSNTVRGTTIGEGENAVNTVEHLLAAFVGMGIDNICVVITADEPPIGDGSAMPFVKMIEEAGIVEQDAEKRYYT